Part of the Paludisphaera borealis genome, CTGAAGCGGATGTGCCGGCTTCGCCGAGCATCTCACCAAGCCGGTCGACTTCGGCCGGCTCGATGACGACTTCATTGAGAGCGGAGCCGCCGCGCGCTCAATCCTCGACGACCTCGATCTCGGCCCAATCGAGCCGCTTGAGAGGCTCGTGAACCTGGGCCAGGTCGGCGACCACGACGGCCACGAGAGCGCTGGGGTGGATCTGACGGTGCATCGCGGCGATCACGTCGTCGAGCGAGACCGCGGCGATCCGCTCGGGGAAGGTCGCGAGATGATCAGTGGGAAGGCCGTGGATGAACACGCCGGCGTACCGGCTGACGAGGGCCGAGGGGGTCTCGAACTGCCGGGTCTGACCTTCGACGAGCGCGCGGCGGGCGTCGTCGATCTCGGCCTGCGTCGGCGGTCGGCCGGCGACCAGAGCCTGGACCTCGTGATGGACGTCCTCCAGGGCCTCGGCCAGCCGGTCGGACTGGAGCGAGGCGGCGATCGAGAACGGACCTTTCCCAAGGCGGCAGTCGAAGCTGCTCCGCACGCCGTAAGTGAACCCGCGCTCCTCGCGCAGCTTCTCGTTGAGCCGCGACGTGAACTGGCCGCCCAGCACCTGATTCAAGAGCATGAGCCGATCGAAATCGGGGTCGGAGCGGGCGATCCCGACGTGGCCGACGCGAACCACCGCCTGCGGGGCGCCGGGGCGGTTGAGGAGGATGATTCGAGGATGGTCGACGCGCTCGGGATCGGCGATCTCGGGACGATCGACGGCGGCGCCGGTCCAGTCGCCGAGCCTCGCTTCGAGCAACGGCAGGATGGAATCGGCCGTGACGTCCCCCGCGACGATCACCGCGGCGCGGCCGGGCCCCAGAACGCGGCGGTGGAAATCGACGGCCTCCTCGCGCGACAGCTCCGCCACGATCGACTCGACGCCGTCGAGTGGATGGCGGTAGGGGTGGCCCTCGCCGTAAAGGGCCTTGAGAATCGCCCGATAGCACCGTGAGTCGGCGCCGTCGTGCTCGGCCTTCAGGGCCGCCAGCGTCTGCCCTTGCAGCCGTTCCCATTCCGCCGCCGGGAAGGTCGGCTCGCGGAGGACGTCGACGGCCAGGTCGAGCCCCTGGTTCAAGACGGCTTTCAAGCAACGGAGCGACACGAACGCGCCGTCCCATCCACAGCTCGTTGACAGCGACGCGCCCATCTCCTCGGCGGCCAGCGCGATCTCGGCCGCCTGCCGCGACCGCGTCCCCTCGTCCATCATCGCGACGGCGAGCTGCGCGAGACCCGGACGCCGCGACGGCTGAAGGCCGCCGCCGCCGGTCATCGCCACGCTCAGCGAGACCGTCGGTAGATCGTGCTGCGGGAGCACCCAGACCGGGAGGCCGTTTTTAAGGGTGTGCACCTCGGGCTTCGGCGCGCGGAAGGCGGCCGGGGCCTTGCTCGTCGGCGGCGTCTTGCGATCGAGCGCCTTGACCTCGACCGTGGTCTTGCGGCCGACCACCGACAGGCTGACGCTCGGCTTGCCGACCAGGTATTCCGCCGCCGCGGCGCGGATCGCCTCGGGCGTGACGGCCGTGTATCGGTCCAGGTCGGTCGTGATCAGCGAGGGGTCGCCGCGATAGACGTTGTAGGCGTTGAGCCGGTCGGCCACGCCGCCGAAACCGCCGATGTGCTCAAGGGCGAACAGAAAGCCGGCCGACTTCATCGTCACGACCCGCTCCAGCTCCTCGACCGTCACCCCGTTGGCGGCGATCTCGGCGACCTCGTCCAGGAGCACGCCGCGGACGTCGGCGATCGACCACCCGGGGCGGAGGGTCGCAGTGAGCCCGAACGTCCCGGCGAGTTCGCGCCCCGACTGGTAGGCCGAAACGTCCTGGGCCCACTGGCGCTCGATCACCAACTTCTTGTAGAGCCGGCTCGACCGCCCCCGCGCCAGGACGTCGCCCAGCAGGTGCAACGGGGCGTCGTGCTCATGGAACTGGGGGACCGTATGCCAGACGATGTAATGACGGTCGAGTTCGACGCGGTCCTGAAGCGTCAGCTCGCGACTCTCGCCAAGTCCGACCGGGGGCGTCCAGGGCCGAATCGCCTTCGAACCGCCGGGGATCGAGCCGAAGTAGCGCTCGGCCATCGCCGTCATCTCGTCGATCGGAAGATCGCCGACGATCGCCAGGCTGGCGTTGGCCGGCGTGTAGTAGCGCTGGAAGAACGCCGCGACGTCCTCGCGCGAGGCCGAGTCGAGGTCTTCCATTACGCCGATCGTCAGCCAGCTATAAGGGTGCTGGGGCGGGTAGAGGGCCTCGGCCAGGAGCTGCCAGACCATGCCGTAGGGACGGTTGGCGTAGTTCTGGCGGAACTCGTTCTTGACGACCCCTTTTTGAATCTTCAACTTGTTGTCGTCGAGCGCCGGGACGAGATGCGCCATGCGGTCCGATTCCATCGCGAGGACCAGCTCGGCATGGGCCGACGGAACGTCGACGAAGTAATTCGTCCGGTCGCTCGACGTCGATCCGTTGATACTCGCGCCGAGCGGTTGCAGGTGCTTGAAGAAGTCGCCGGGGTAGTGCTCGGACCCCTCGAACATCAGGTGTTCGAACAGGTGCGCATAACCTCGCTGGTTGCGTTCTTCGTTTTTAGAACCAACGTGATACCAGAGATTTATGGCGACGATCGGGAGCCTGGGCTGATGCTTGACGATGACGTCGAGGCCGTTGCCCAGCGTGTGCTTGTGGAACTCGAAGGGCTGCGTCTTGAGGGAATCGATCATCGCGGAGCAACTCGCTTTCGAGAACGGCGAACCGGACGGGTCACAAGCCTTGCGCGACAAAAGTAGTATTGAGCGCGTCGCGTACCAGCTTATACTCTTCAACGATGCCGCGTCAGGCCAGTGGGCGGGTTGCGCTTTGCGAGAGCCTCGGCGGCCGCTCTGTGCGAGGAGCCTGGAGGTCGATGCGCGAGGCGTGGCGAGGCTTCGACGGGATTTAGCGGCGTCGTGCTGTAAGACGCGCGGCTCCGGGTGTACAATGCCGCTTGAGCCGTGGAACGGATCGAAGACCGACGATTCGCACGACGGAGTCGCCCCGAAGTCCCGAACGTCGTAGCTTGGCAGTTGTACGACGCGTGAGATCGGCCGTTCATCCAAGAGTATTCGACGATCGCCGAAGTGCAAGACGCGAAGTCCCGGACCGAGATTTTCGACACGGCGTGCCAGCCTCGACGCGGGGAAGCGAGTCGGTTGTGAAACGCTCATCCGATCGACGACGGATTCACAAGTTCCCTACTAGGTAAGGTCTGGTTGTGAACTGGGACGACATCATCATCGACGCGTCGGCGTCCGACACCGGAATGCGTCGCCAGAACAATCAGGATAGTCATACGACCGTCCGCGCCCCGAATCGCGAGGCCTGGCGGAACCGCGGCCACCTGTTCATGGTGGCCGACGGCATGGGAGCGCACGCCGTCGGCGAGCTGGCCAGCAAGATGGCCTGCGACCTCATCCCGCACAGCTATATGAAGGCCAAGAACGGGACCGCCGTCGAGGCCATCGCCAAGGCGTTCCGCGACGTCAGCGCTCAGATCCACGGGCGGGCCGCCGCCAACCGCGACTTCCAGGGGATGGGCACCACCTGCTCGTCGCTCCTGCTGCTGCCCGAAGGGGCGCTCGTGGCCCACGTCGGCGATTCCCGCGTCTACCGGGTTCGCGACCGCCGCATCGATCAACTCTCGTTCGATCACAGCCTGGTCTGGGAGTTGGTCCGGCGGAACCACCTGACGCCCGAGCAGGCGAACCACTCGATCCCCAAGAACGTCATCACCCGCAGCCTGGGCCCCGAGGTCGACATTGAGGTCGACGTCGAGGGACCGCTGGCCGTCAAGATCGGCGACGTGTTCCTGCTTTGCTCCGACGGCCTTTCCGGACCGGTGACCGACCCCGAGCTGGGCGCGTTCGCGGGGCACTTCCACCCGCGCGACGCCTGCCGCTATCTCATCAGCCTCGCCAACCTCCGCGGCGGCTACGACAACATCACCGTCCTGGTCGTGCGGATCGGCCCCTGGGTCGATCCGGAGAGCGGCGAGACCTCCCATCAAGACCTGGCCGCCAACCACGCCGAACATCAGCACAACCGCAATGGCCGCCCCAAGGTCTCGTGGAAGAATCGGATTCTCGATCGTCTCACGGCGCCCAAGCCCCCCCAGGCGTTGGCTCCCGACGAGGAACATCGCTACCGTTCGTGCGAGAGCGGCATCGACGAGGCCTTGCTCGACGATCTCGCCCAGCTCGTCGACAACGCCCGCGAGACGGCGATCGCCCAGGCGTGGTCGGTCGACTGGACGGAGCTCTCGGTCCACCGCAAGAAAATGACGGAAGCCCGCGCCGCCCGCAACCTCTGGGTGACCCTCCGCGAGCTTGGCGAGCTGATCTCGTTGCTCGGCCAGGCCGGCCGGTTCCATCGCCGGAGCGGCGGGTCGTGAGAATCGCGGCTCAACCGCCGTCGCCGCGCCCGACAGTCATGCCCTGTCACGCCCGCCGTTCTCGTACTGGAAAAGGACGATCGCGACGATGAGCAGCCAAGAACCGGTCGCCGATTCGACGCTCTGCGCCCGGGCGCCCGAAATTCCTCCCTCCGCGAGCGAGCCCGTCGCCCCCAACATCGCGCTCAGCTCGGTCTACCGCGTCAAGAACCTCGACGATATCGACGCCCTCAACGAAGGCCGGCTGAGCGGGTTCTTCTACGCCCGCGACGGCCACCCCAACGCCGTTCAGCTCGGCGACAAGCTGGCGCGGCTCGAACGCGCCGAGGCCGGCGTGGTCTGCGCCTCGGGCATGGCCGCCGTCGCCGCCTCGTTGCTGGCTCTTCTGGATCAGGCCGACCACGTCGCGATCTCCGACGGCCTGTACGGCAAGACCACGACCCTGGCGACCCGCGAGCTGTCGCGGTTCGGCGTCCTTCATGACGCCTTCGACCCCTCGCGACTCGAATCGCTCGAATCGGCGATCACGCCCCGCACTCGCCTGATCGTCGCCGAAACGGTCTCCAACCCGTTGCTCCGCGTCTGCGACGTCGAGCGGGTCGGCGAGGCGGCGCGCAAGGCGGGCGTCCCGTTCCTGATCGATCATACGTTCGCTCCGCTGTTGTGCCGCCCGCTCGAACTCGGCGCGACGATCGTCGTCCACTCGCTGACCAAGCTGATCGGCGGCCACAGCGACGTGACCCTCGGCGCGGCCCTGGGACCGAAGTCGCTGATCGACCGGATCAAGAGCGTCGCCTCGACCTTCGGCCAGACGGGCGGCCCGTTCGACAGTTGGCTGTCGCTCCGGGGCATGGCGAC contains:
- a CDS encoding M16 family metallopeptidase; the encoded protein is MIDSLKTQPFEFHKHTLGNGLDVIVKHQPRLPIVAINLWYHVGSKNEERNQRGYAHLFEHLMFEGSEHYPGDFFKHLQPLGASINGSTSSDRTNYFVDVPSAHAELVLAMESDRMAHLVPALDDNKLKIQKGVVKNEFRQNYANRPYGMVWQLLAEALYPPQHPYSWLTIGVMEDLDSASREDVAAFFQRYYTPANASLAIVGDLPIDEMTAMAERYFGSIPGGSKAIRPWTPPVGLGESRELTLQDRVELDRHYIVWHTVPQFHEHDAPLHLLGDVLARGRSSRLYKKLVIERQWAQDVSAYQSGRELAGTFGLTATLRPGWSIADVRGVLLDEVAEIAANGVTVEELERVVTMKSAGFLFALEHIGGFGGVADRLNAYNVYRGDPSLITTDLDRYTAVTPEAIRAAAAEYLVGKPSVSLSVVGRKTTVEVKALDRKTPPTSKAPAAFRAPKPEVHTLKNGLPVWVLPQHDLPTVSLSVAMTGGGGLQPSRRPGLAQLAVAMMDEGTRSRQAAEIALAAEEMGASLSTSCGWDGAFVSLRCLKAVLNQGLDLAVDVLREPTFPAAEWERLQGQTLAALKAEHDGADSRCYRAILKALYGEGHPYRHPLDGVESIVAELSREEAVDFHRRVLGPGRAAVIVAGDVTADSILPLLEARLGDWTGAAVDRPEIADPERVDHPRIILLNRPGAPQAVVRVGHVGIARSDPDFDRLMLLNQVLGGQFTSRLNEKLREERGFTYGVRSSFDCRLGKGPFSIAASLQSDRLAEALEDVHHEVQALVAGRPPTQAEIDDARRALVEGQTRQFETPSALVSRYAGVFIHGLPTDHLATFPERIAAVSLDDVIAAMHRQIHPSALVAVVVADLAQVHEPLKRLDWAEIEVVED
- a CDS encoding PP2C family protein-serine/threonine phosphatase; this translates as MNWDDIIIDASASDTGMRRQNNQDSHTTVRAPNREAWRNRGHLFMVADGMGAHAVGELASKMACDLIPHSYMKAKNGTAVEAIAKAFRDVSAQIHGRAAANRDFQGMGTTCSSLLLLPEGALVAHVGDSRVYRVRDRRIDQLSFDHSLVWELVRRNHLTPEQANHSIPKNVITRSLGPEVDIEVDVEGPLAVKIGDVFLLCSDGLSGPVTDPELGAFAGHFHPRDACRYLISLANLRGGYDNITVLVVRIGPWVDPESGETSHQDLAANHAEHQHNRNGRPKVSWKNRILDRLTAPKPPQALAPDEEHRYRSCESGIDEALLDDLAQLVDNARETAIAQAWSVDWTELSVHRKKMTEARAARNLWVTLRELGELISLLGQAGRFHRRSGGS
- a CDS encoding trans-sulfuration enzyme family protein — its product is MSSQEPVADSTLCARAPEIPPSASEPVAPNIALSSVYRVKNLDDIDALNEGRLSGFFYARDGHPNAVQLGDKLARLERAEAGVVCASGMAAVAASLLALLDQADHVAISDGLYGKTTTLATRELSRFGVLHDAFDPSRLESLESAITPRTRLIVAETVSNPLLRVCDVERVGEAARKAGVPFLIDHTFAPLLCRPLELGATIVVHSLTKLIGGHSDVTLGAALGPKSLIDRIKSVASTFGQTGGPFDSWLSLRGMATLSLRVERTSQTALELAHRLESHAKVRRVFYLGLASHPDADLARRIFVRGFGAMITFDVGGRDQADRLIRSLREIPFAPSLGDVQTTLSHPCSTSHRGQDPAVLARLGITPGLVRLSVGLEDVNDLWDDLGQALHAL